From Cellulosimicrobium cellulans, the proteins below share one genomic window:
- a CDS encoding carbohydrate binding domain-containing protein, with translation MSPTTPRRRRLSRLLALVASATLVGTLLSGTTTATAADTELAVNGGFESGLSGWTCSGSTGQATASPVRTGSGALRATPAGADNARCSQSVAVRPSSTYTLSAWVQGAYVYLGASGATAQDVSTWTPSASTWQRLSVTFTTSATATTATVFLHGWYGQPAYVVDDVSLVGPGGGTTQPPATPTGLTAGTPTASSVPLTWGAVAGATGYAVYRDGTKVATTTTPSTTVTGLAAATAYSFQVTATNSAGESARSTAVTATTTGGTTQPPATPTGLAAGTPTASSVPLTWGAVTNATGYAVYRDGTRVATTTTPSTTVTGLAASTAYSFQVTATNSAGESARSTAVTATTTDGGGTGGGLPPHALIGYLHASFANGSGHTRMADVPDSWDVINLAFGEPTTVTSGDIRFSLCPQTECPNVESVAEFKAAVAAKRAAGKKVLLSIGGQNGQVQLTTTAARDAFVASVSSIIDTYGLDGVDIDFEGHSLSLNTGDTDFRNPTTPVIVNLISALKTLTARYGDDFVLTMAPETFFVQNGYQFYGSGPWGGQDPRCGAYLPVIYALRDDLTLLHVQDYNSGPIMGLDDQYHTMGGADFHIAMTDMLLTGFPVARDTTKMFPALRPDQVAIGLPASTQAGNGHTAPAQVNQALDCLTKGTGCGSYQTHGRWPGLRGLMTWSINWDRYNGWEFSRNFDSYWP, from the coding sequence ATGTCCCCCACCACCCCACGACGCCGACGGCTGAGCAGGCTGCTCGCGCTCGTCGCCTCGGCGACGCTCGTCGGGACGCTGCTCTCCGGGACCACCACCGCCACCGCCGCGGACACCGAGCTCGCCGTCAACGGCGGGTTCGAGTCGGGGCTGTCGGGGTGGACCTGCTCCGGCTCGACGGGCCAGGCGACCGCGAGCCCGGTCCGCACCGGCAGCGGGGCCCTGCGGGCCACGCCCGCGGGGGCCGACAACGCGCGCTGCTCGCAGTCCGTGGCGGTACGGCCGTCGTCGACGTACACGCTCAGCGCGTGGGTCCAGGGCGCGTACGTGTACCTCGGGGCAAGCGGCGCGACCGCGCAGGACGTCTCCACGTGGACGCCGTCGGCCTCGACCTGGCAGCGCCTCAGCGTCACGTTCACCACGTCGGCGACGGCCACGACGGCGACGGTGTTCCTGCACGGCTGGTACGGCCAGCCGGCCTACGTCGTCGACGACGTGAGCCTCGTGGGCCCGGGCGGCGGCACGACGCAGCCACCCGCCACCCCCACCGGCCTCACGGCCGGCACCCCCACCGCCAGCAGCGTCCCCCTCACCTGGGGGGCCGTGGCCGGGGCGACCGGCTACGCCGTCTACCGCGACGGCACGAAGGTCGCGACCACCACGACCCCGTCCACGACCGTCACCGGGCTCGCCGCCGCCACCGCCTACTCCTTCCAGGTCACCGCCACCAACAGCGCCGGCGAGTCCGCCCGCTCCACCGCCGTCACCGCCACCACGACCGGCGGCACGACGCAGCCGCCCGCCACCCCCACCGGCCTCGCCGCCGGCACGCCCACCGCCAGCAGCGTCCCCCTCACCTGGGGCGCGGTGACCAACGCCACCGGGTACGCCGTCTACCGCGACGGGACCAGGGTCGCCACCACCACGACCCCGTCCACGACCGTCACCGGGCTCGCCGCCTCCACCGCCTACTCCTTCCAGGTCACCGCCACCAACAGCGCCGGCGAGTCCGCCCGCTCCACCGCCGTCACCGCCACGACGACCGACGGCGGCGGCACCGGCGGCGGTCTCCCGCCGCACGCGCTCATCGGCTACCTGCACGCCTCGTTCGCCAACGGCTCGGGCCACACCCGCATGGCGGACGTCCCGGACTCGTGGGACGTCATCAACCTCGCGTTCGGCGAGCCGACGACCGTCACGTCCGGGGACATCCGCTTCAGCCTGTGCCCGCAGACCGAGTGCCCGAACGTCGAGTCGGTCGCCGAGTTCAAGGCCGCCGTCGCCGCCAAGCGCGCGGCGGGCAAGAAGGTGCTCCTGTCGATCGGCGGGCAGAACGGCCAGGTGCAGCTCACGACGACCGCCGCGCGCGACGCGTTCGTCGCGTCGGTGAGCTCGATCATCGACACCTACGGGCTGGACGGGGTCGACATCGACTTCGAAGGGCACTCGCTGTCGCTGAACACGGGCGACACGGACTTCCGGAACCCGACCACGCCGGTGATCGTGAACCTCATCTCCGCGCTCAAGACGCTGACGGCCCGCTACGGCGACGACTTCGTGCTGACGATGGCGCCGGAGACCTTCTTCGTCCAGAACGGCTACCAGTTCTACGGCTCCGGGCCGTGGGGCGGTCAGGACCCGCGGTGCGGCGCCTACCTGCCGGTGATCTACGCGCTGCGCGACGACCTGACGCTGCTCCACGTCCAGGACTACAACTCGGGCCCGATCATGGGCCTCGACGACCAGTACCACACCATGGGCGGCGCGGACTTCCACATCGCGATGACCGACATGCTGCTCACCGGCTTCCCCGTCGCGCGGGACACGACGAAGATGTTCCCGGCGCTCCGCCCCGACCAGGTCGCGATCGGTCTGCCGGCGAGCACGCAGGCGGGCAACGGCCACACCGCGCCCGCCCAGGTCAACCAGGCTCTGGACTGCCTCACGAAGGGCACGGGCTGCGGGTCGTACCAGACCCACGGACGATGGCCCGGGCTGCGCGGCCTCATGACCTGGTCGATCAACTGGGACCGCTACAACGGCTGGGAGTTCTCCCGGAACTTCGACTCCTACTGGCCCTGA
- a CDS encoding beta-N-acetylhexosaminidase — protein sequence MNAARRSARRALGALTVAAVGGVAVLAGCTSPSATTATVQDLGLVPLPASVEVSGAAPYVLDDETRVVVDAAAGSAVGQEGAVHVGELLAAELRTPTALDLPVETGPEADGGAVVLRLEPGGESWDPDGLLDDPAAEAYTLEAGEDGVVLASATPAGLYRGTRTLLQLLPPEVETPARVDDVAWEVPAVTITDEPRYAYRGAMLDVARRFAPVEDVQRFVDHLADYRLNVLHLHLSDDQGWRLTVDGLPELAEVGGRTQEGWPPGTGGPWFYTPEEYAQIVEYAAERYVTVVPEIDGPGHTLAAQSVLGSLRCDGTPGEPYWGPEVNNPMICSSDENMPAVQEYLDTVLAAVVAQNPGPYVHLGGDEAPSPAEGWYENYTAAANQIVAGHGRTVVGWHQWAQGTTLPEGSLIQYWGVGERNRGLIGTARETADVQEVRAALAAGADLIMSPADRTYLDMKYDDLTPYGLEWAARIDLERAYSWDPETELTSTLDPERKVDVAGRVAGVEAPLWSDRSYPDSLTHLPTSTDEFVDVDVYVDHMTFPRLPALAEVAWTAQADRDVEDFEARIVRQAPRWDAAGIGWNRVHDVRWEG from the coding sequence ATGAACGCAGCCCGACGCTCGGCACGACGCGCGCTCGGCGCGCTCACCGTGGCCGCGGTGGGCGGCGTCGCCGTCCTCGCCGGCTGCACCTCCCCGTCCGCCACGACGGCCACCGTCCAGGACCTCGGGCTCGTCCCCCTCCCGGCGTCGGTCGAGGTCTCGGGCGCCGCGCCCTACGTGCTCGACGACGAGACCCGGGTCGTCGTCGACGCGGCGGCGGGCAGCGCCGTCGGGCAGGAGGGCGCGGTCCACGTGGGCGAGCTGCTCGCCGCGGAGCTGCGCACGCCCACGGCGCTCGACCTCCCGGTCGAGACAGGCCCCGAGGCCGACGGCGGCGCGGTGGTCCTGCGGCTGGAGCCCGGCGGCGAGTCGTGGGACCCCGACGGCCTGCTCGACGACCCCGCCGCCGAGGCGTACACGCTGGAGGCCGGGGAGGACGGCGTCGTGCTCGCCAGCGCGACGCCCGCCGGCCTGTACCGCGGCACGCGCACCCTGCTCCAGCTCCTCCCGCCCGAGGTCGAGACGCCGGCGCGCGTCGACGACGTCGCGTGGGAGGTGCCGGCGGTCACGATCACCGACGAGCCCCGGTACGCCTACCGCGGCGCGATGCTCGACGTCGCGCGGCGCTTCGCCCCCGTCGAGGACGTCCAGCGGTTCGTCGACCACCTCGCGGACTACCGGCTCAACGTGCTGCACCTGCACCTGTCCGACGACCAGGGCTGGCGGCTCACGGTCGACGGCCTGCCGGAGCTCGCCGAGGTGGGCGGCCGGACGCAGGAGGGCTGGCCGCCGGGGACCGGCGGTCCGTGGTTCTACACGCCCGAGGAGTACGCGCAGATCGTCGAGTACGCGGCCGAGCGCTACGTGACCGTCGTGCCCGAGATCGACGGGCCGGGGCACACGCTCGCGGCGCAGTCCGTCCTCGGGTCGCTGCGGTGCGACGGGACGCCCGGCGAGCCGTACTGGGGCCCGGAGGTGAACAACCCCATGATCTGCTCGAGCGACGAGAACATGCCGGCGGTCCAGGAGTACCTCGACACCGTCCTCGCCGCCGTCGTCGCGCAGAACCCCGGTCCGTACGTGCACCTGGGCGGGGACGAGGCCCCCAGCCCCGCGGAGGGCTGGTACGAGAACTACACCGCGGCGGCGAACCAGATCGTCGCGGGGCACGGGCGCACGGTCGTGGGCTGGCACCAGTGGGCGCAGGGCACGACCCTGCCCGAGGGCAGCCTGATCCAGTACTGGGGCGTGGGCGAGCGCAACCGGGGCCTCATCGGGACCGCGCGGGAGACCGCGGACGTCCAGGAGGTGCGCGCGGCGCTCGCCGCGGGCGCCGACCTGATCATGTCGCCCGCGGACCGCACGTACCTCGACATGAAGTACGACGACCTCACCCCGTACGGGCTCGAGTGGGCCGCGCGGATCGACCTCGAGCGCGCGTACTCGTGGGACCCCGAGACCGAGCTGACGTCGACCCTCGACCCGGAGCGGAAGGTCGACGTCGCGGGCCGCGTCGCCGGGGTCGAGGCGCCCCTGTGGTCGGACCGCTCGTACCCGGACAGCCTCACCCACCTGCCGACGAGCACCGACGAGTTCGTCGACGTCGACGTCTACGTGGACCACATGACCTTCCCCCGCCTGCCCGCGCTCGCCGAGGTGGCCTGGACCGCCCAGGCCGACCGCGACGTCGAGGACTTCGAGGCGCGCATCGTGCGGCAGGCCCCCCGCTGGGACGCCGCCGGCATCGGCTGGAACCGCGTGCACGACGTGCGCTGGGAGGGCTGA
- a CDS encoding GNAT family N-acetyltransferase codes for MPSFSPVVAAHWERRVGGDVLFRDERLTLVTNADLDASERVTVLRTAADGRTSVAVTPDVADALGLVDLAARGLSEDDLRAALVRADLVLHDPDLVHHLDDGARAALLGEAGAPGVRRLTTEDAALFADFESAAPEQDLDDAYVELDHWAVFGAVDDGRLVAAASAYPWGGSALADVGVLTLPDARGRGHGRAVVRALARHALHAGHEPQYRCQPDNTASVALAAAAGLTLFGRWEVVTPDAPAAGS; via the coding sequence GTGCCCTCGTTCTCGCCCGTCGTGGCAGCCCACTGGGAGCGCCGCGTCGGCGGCGACGTCCTCTTCCGGGACGAGCGCCTGACGTTGGTGACGAACGCGGACCTCGACGCGAGCGAGCGCGTCACCGTGCTGCGGACCGCCGCCGACGGGCGCACGTCCGTCGCCGTGACCCCGGACGTCGCCGACGCCCTCGGGCTCGTCGACCTGGCCGCCAGGGGGCTCTCCGAGGACGACCTGCGCGCCGCGCTCGTCCGCGCGGACCTCGTGCTGCACGACCCCGATCTCGTCCACCACCTCGACGACGGAGCGCGCGCGGCACTGCTCGGCGAGGCGGGTGCGCCGGGAGTGCGTCGTCTCACCACCGAGGACGCCGCGCTGTTCGCCGACTTCGAGTCCGCGGCCCCGGAGCAGGACCTCGACGACGCGTACGTGGAGCTCGACCACTGGGCCGTCTTCGGCGCCGTCGACGACGGCCGTCTCGTCGCCGCCGCGAGCGCCTACCCCTGGGGTGGCTCCGCCCTCGCGGACGTCGGCGTCCTCACGCTGCCCGACGCGCGGGGTCGGGGGCACGGCAGGGCCGTCGTGCGCGCCCTCGCCCGGCACGCGCTCCACGCCGGGCACGAGCCCCAGTACCGGTGCCAGCCGGACAACACGGCGTCCGTCGCGCTCGCGGCGGCGGCAGGGCTGACCCTCTTCGGCCGGTGGGAGGTCGTGACGCCCGACGCTCCGGCGGCCGGGAGCTAG
- a CDS encoding DEAD/DEAH box helicase, with protein MTTTDATSTDATPDVSADATAVAASVHAENTSFADFGVRPEIVDALADAGITHPFPIQAMTLPVAMSGHDIIGQAKTGTGKTLGFGVPLLHRVVAPGEPGFDELPSPGKPQALVVVPTRELAVQVANDLATASKRRSVRIIQLYGGRAYEPQVEALTRGVEVVVGTPGRMIDLMNQGHLNLTRAATVVLDEADEMLDLGFLPDVEKILARTPAQRHTMLFSATMPGAVVSMARRYMKQPTHIRANDPDDGGQTVKNIEQVVYRAHALDKVEMLGRILQAEGRGRTIVFARTKRTAAKVADELVDRGFAAGSIHGDLGQGAREQALRAFRNGKIDVLVATDVAARGIDVEDVTHVVNYQCPEDEKTYLHRTGRTGRAGNKGTAVTFVDWDDMPRWSLIDKALGLDIPEPVETYSSSPHLYTDLHIPEGTKGRLPKDRRTLAGLDAEEIEDLGETGKRHTPAGGSRGRQGGRSDGGRSRGEQGDRGRSGGQGRSGGRRAEGERAGGRPEGEQTDAAGTPSENAPSEGGERRRRSRNRRRTRGGRPVEQQGGAEATQPAE; from the coding sequence GTGACCACCACAGACGCCACCAGCACCGACGCGACGCCGGACGTGAGCGCCGACGCGACCGCGGTCGCCGCGAGCGTGCACGCCGAGAACACGTCCTTCGCCGACTTCGGCGTGCGCCCCGAGATCGTCGACGCGCTCGCCGACGCCGGGATCACCCACCCCTTCCCCATCCAGGCGATGACGCTCCCGGTCGCGATGTCGGGACACGACATCATCGGCCAGGCCAAGACCGGGACGGGCAAGACCCTCGGCTTCGGCGTGCCGCTCCTGCACCGCGTCGTCGCCCCGGGCGAGCCCGGCTTCGACGAGCTGCCCTCCCCCGGCAAGCCGCAGGCGCTCGTCGTCGTCCCCACGCGCGAGCTCGCCGTCCAGGTCGCGAACGACCTCGCCACGGCTTCCAAGCGCCGCTCGGTGCGGATCATCCAGCTCTACGGCGGCCGTGCGTACGAGCCGCAGGTCGAGGCGCTGACGCGCGGCGTCGAGGTCGTCGTCGGCACCCCCGGCCGCATGATCGACCTCATGAACCAGGGCCACCTCAACCTCACGCGTGCCGCGACCGTGGTGCTCGACGAGGCGGACGAGATGCTCGACCTCGGGTTCCTGCCCGACGTGGAGAAGATCCTCGCCCGCACGCCCGCGCAGCGGCACACGATGCTCTTCTCGGCGACCATGCCGGGCGCCGTCGTCTCGATGGCGCGCCGCTACATGAAGCAGCCGACGCACATCCGCGCGAACGACCCCGACGACGGCGGCCAGACGGTCAAGAACATCGAGCAGGTCGTCTACCGCGCGCACGCCCTGGACAAGGTCGAGATGCTCGGGCGCATCCTCCAGGCCGAGGGCCGCGGTCGCACGATCGTGTTCGCCCGCACCAAGCGCACCGCGGCGAAGGTCGCGGACGAGCTCGTCGACCGCGGCTTCGCCGCCGGATCCATCCACGGCGACCTCGGCCAGGGCGCGCGCGAGCAGGCCCTGCGCGCGTTCCGCAACGGCAAGATCGACGTGCTCGTCGCGACCGACGTCGCGGCGCGCGGCATCGACGTCGAGGACGTCACGCACGTCGTGAACTACCAGTGCCCCGAGGACGAGAAGACGTACCTGCACCGCACGGGCCGCACGGGCCGCGCGGGCAACAAGGGCACCGCGGTCACGTTCGTGGACTGGGACGACATGCCCCGCTGGTCGCTCATCGACAAGGCGCTCGGCCTCGACATCCCGGAGCCGGTCGAGACGTACTCGAGCTCGCCGCACCTGTACACGGACCTGCACATCCCGGAGGGCACCAAGGGCCGCCTCCCCAAGGACCGGCGCACGCTCGCCGGGCTCGACGCGGAGGAGATCGAGGACCTCGGCGAGACCGGCAAGCGGCACACGCCGGCCGGGGGTTCGCGCGGTCGCCAGGGCGGCCGGTCCGACGGCGGTCGCAGCCGGGGCGAGCAGGGTGACCGCGGACGGTCGGGCGGCCAGGGCCGTTCCGGCGGGCGTCGCGCGGAGGGCGAGCGCGCGGGCGGTCGTCCCGAGGGCGAGCAGACCGACGCCGCGGGCACGCCGTCCGAGAACGCGCCCTCGGAGGGCGGCGAGCGCCGCCGTCGGTCCCGCAACCGTCGCCGCACGCGCGGCGGCCGCCCCGTCGAGCAGCAGGGCGGCGCCGAGGCGACCCAGCCCGCGGAGTAG
- a CDS encoding ferritin-like fold-containing protein, producing the protein MSDAEHASPLTLPPADHADAVELLGLVAYTELASFGRLAGDAAHAPTLRQRQALSRLAAAMLDRQERVLVRVDELGGDPADCMTAFDGLFDDFDARTRPSTWWEGILKGYVGQGVADDFCLLAAQGLDERSRAVVVDALTQDTPSQRYAPVIADAAAADPVLASRLALWGRRLVGEALGVVGVVLAQRPALARLVAAGVDATADAASSGPAPATQSWVFSRLTAEHSRRMDRLGLAA; encoded by the coding sequence ATGAGCGACGCCGAGCACGCGAGCCCCCTGACCCTGCCCCCGGCGGACCACGCGGACGCGGTGGAGCTGCTCGGCCTCGTCGCCTACACCGAGCTCGCGAGCTTCGGACGTCTCGCGGGCGACGCCGCGCACGCGCCCACGCTGCGCCAGCGCCAGGCGCTCTCGCGCCTCGCGGCAGCCATGCTGGACCGGCAGGAGCGCGTGCTCGTGCGCGTGGACGAGCTGGGCGGCGACCCCGCCGACTGCATGACCGCGTTCGACGGACTGTTCGACGACTTCGACGCCCGCACCCGCCCGAGCACCTGGTGGGAGGGGATCCTCAAGGGATACGTGGGCCAGGGCGTCGCGGACGACTTCTGCCTGCTCGCCGCCCAGGGGCTCGACGAGCGCTCGCGCGCCGTCGTCGTGGACGCGCTCACGCAGGACACGCCGTCCCAGCGCTACGCCCCCGTCATCGCGGACGCCGCCGCCGCGGACCCGGTGCTCGCGTCCCGCCTCGCGCTGTGGGGCCGGCGCCTCGTCGGCGAGGCGCTGGGCGTCGTGGGCGTCGTCCTCGCTCAGCGGCCCGCGCTCGCGCGCCTGGTCGCGGCGGGGGTCGACGCGACGGCCGACGCCGCGTCGAGCGGCCCGGCGCCCGCGACCCAGTCGTGGGTCTTCTCGCGCCTCACGGCGGAGCACTCCCGGCGCATGGACCGCCTGGGTCTGGCGGCATGA
- a CDS encoding FadR/GntR family transcriptional regulator, which yields MNQPIVPPRKVSELVVERLSERIARGEWPVGSRIPPEPELVAELGVGRNTVREAVRALEHAGVLEPRRGDGTYVRAADGLDAALARRARTTDAFHVLDVRGILERGAARAAAGRHDAGALARLDAALAAQAAARDADEDTFQAADVAFHAEVVRAAGNPLLADLYDGLDHALVRTFPSGEQRRHHRDVPGHEEVVAAIRAGDADAAESAVAATIDAVRAHLVAAATEQAGTTEADA from the coding sequence GTGAACCAGCCGATCGTCCCGCCCCGCAAGGTGTCCGAGCTCGTCGTCGAACGGCTCAGCGAACGCATCGCTCGGGGAGAGTGGCCGGTGGGCTCCCGGATCCCGCCGGAGCCCGAGCTCGTGGCCGAGCTGGGCGTGGGCCGCAACACCGTGCGCGAGGCGGTGCGCGCGCTCGAGCACGCGGGCGTCCTGGAGCCCCGGCGCGGCGACGGCACCTACGTCCGCGCGGCCGACGGCCTCGACGCCGCCCTGGCCCGCCGCGCACGGACCACCGACGCCTTCCACGTGCTCGACGTGCGCGGCATCCTCGAGCGCGGAGCGGCGCGGGCGGCGGCGGGACGGCACGACGCGGGCGCGCTCGCCCGGCTCGATGCCGCGCTCGCGGCGCAGGCCGCAGCCCGCGACGCCGACGAGGACACGTTCCAGGCCGCCGACGTCGCGTTCCACGCCGAGGTGGTGCGCGCGGCCGGCAACCCGCTGCTCGCCGACCTCTACGACGGCCTCGACCACGCGCTCGTCCGGACCTTCCCCTCGGGGGAGCAGCGCCGGCACCACCGGGACGTCCCCGGGCACGAGGAGGTCGTGGCCGCGATCCGGGCCGGCGACGCCGACGCCGCCGAGAGCGCGGTGGCCGCGACGATCGACGCCGTGCGCGCGCACCTGGTGGCGGCCGCCACGGAGCAGGCCGGGACCACGGAGGCCGACGCGTGA
- a CDS encoding CynX/NimT family MFS transporter, producing the protein MSGLRRPLGVGAVVAIVLASLNLRPAVVAISPLLGEIRADLGLSATAAGVLTTLPVLCFGLLAPLAPVLARRWGLERALFVSLVVLCVGFALRLVPETWGLFAGTVVAGCAIGLGNVLLPALIKRDFADRIGLMTGLYSMALSGGAALAAGLTLPVATAAGLDWRGALATWGVLAVLGVLVWVPRALRPDPAGSTAFGAGAGAGVARSAVWRSPLAWAVTVVMGMQSLSFYAVNAWLPEIMVALGRTPEAGGWLLALCNLAGILGSFVTPILAGRMRRQRGVGVVLVVLVGTGLLGLALAPGAAALWVVLVGLGQGGGISLALTLMALRARDAAHTSELSGMAQSAGYLLAATGPLGLGLAHDATGAWTLPLFLLVAAATVQGVAVWFAGRDAHVH; encoded by the coding sequence GTGAGCGGGCTGCGCCGACCGCTGGGCGTGGGGGCGGTCGTCGCGATCGTCCTCGCGTCGCTCAACCTGCGTCCGGCCGTCGTCGCGATCTCGCCCCTGCTCGGCGAGATCCGGGCGGACCTGGGGCTCAGCGCGACGGCGGCGGGCGTGCTCACGACGCTGCCCGTCCTGTGCTTCGGGCTCCTCGCGCCGCTCGCGCCCGTGCTCGCGCGGCGCTGGGGGCTCGAGCGTGCGCTCTTCGTCAGCCTCGTCGTGCTGTGCGTCGGCTTCGCCCTCCGGCTCGTCCCCGAGACGTGGGGGCTCTTCGCCGGGACCGTGGTCGCCGGGTGCGCGATCGGCCTCGGGAACGTCCTGCTGCCCGCGCTCATCAAGCGCGACTTCGCCGACCGCATCGGCCTCATGACGGGGCTGTACTCGATGGCGCTGTCGGGCGGTGCCGCGCTCGCCGCAGGGCTGACGCTCCCGGTCGCGACCGCGGCCGGTCTCGACTGGCGCGGGGCGCTCGCGACGTGGGGCGTGCTCGCCGTCCTCGGCGTGCTCGTGTGGGTGCCGCGTGCGCTGCGGCCTGACCCGGCCGGGTCGACGGCGTTCGGCGCGGGCGCGGGCGCCGGGGTCGCCCGTTCCGCGGTGTGGCGCAGCCCGCTCGCCTGGGCGGTCACCGTCGTCATGGGCATGCAGTCGCTGTCGTTCTACGCCGTCAACGCATGGCTCCCGGAGATCATGGTCGCGCTCGGGAGGACGCCGGAGGCGGGCGGCTGGCTGCTCGCGCTGTGCAACCTCGCCGGCATCCTCGGGTCGTTCGTGACGCCGATCCTCGCCGGGCGCATGCGCCGCCAGCGGGGCGTCGGGGTCGTGCTCGTCGTGCTCGTGGGGACAGGCCTGCTCGGGCTGGCGCTCGCCCCCGGCGCCGCCGCGCTCTGGGTCGTGCTCGTGGGCCTCGGTCAGGGCGGCGGCATCAGCCTCGCGCTCACCCTCATGGCCCTGCGGGCCCGCGACGCCGCCCACACGTCCGAGCTCTCCGGCATGGCGCAGAGCGCCGGATACCTGCTCGCGGCGACCGGGCCGCTCGGCCTCGGGCTCGCGCACGACGCCACGGGCGCGTGGACGCTGCCGCTCTTCCTGCTCGTCGCGGCGGCCACCGTGCAGGGCGTCGCGGTGTGGTTCGCGGGCCGGGATGCGCACGTGCACTGA
- a CDS encoding DUF3107 domain-containing protein has product MEVTIGVQNLARELVVDTDLSADAVATAVADALGGAPALELTDSRGRRVIIPTASLGYVEIGTEEQRKVGFGSL; this is encoded by the coding sequence GTGGAAGTCACGATCGGTGTGCAGAACCTGGCCCGTGAGCTCGTCGTCGACACGGACCTGTCCGCCGACGCCGTGGCGACCGCCGTCGCCGACGCCCTCGGCGGCGCCCCCGCCCTCGAGCTCACCGACTCGCGCGGCCGCCGCGTGATCATCCCGACGGCGTCGCTCGGCTACGTCGAGATCGGCACCGAGGAGCAGCGCAAGGTCGGTTTCGGCTCGCTCTGA
- a CDS encoding TetR/AcrR family transcriptional regulator, translating into MTGASEGRARGTAGPPVAARTRMPRDERRTQLLTIAEELFASHGYHHISMDDIADRAGVGKPVLYRHFPSKLDLYLALIDDQGDRLVRAVHVTLDPFREPAPGISASDLDALAVDGLAVIEGIVRAYVAYARTAGRSAALLFESDVMRDPVVRARVLAPDARIAGAFADVLVRITDLDADEALVVSRTCTAVGRAAATEAVRPDGTASADDVTRLVPRLVWRGVHGMLRRPRAGAPDAAGTSMSGVAPEPDADAALDGSTAGI; encoded by the coding sequence ATGACCGGAGCCAGCGAGGGACGCGCGCGCGGCACGGCCGGGCCGCCCGTCGCCGCGCGCACCCGGATGCCCCGGGACGAGCGGCGCACGCAGCTCCTGACGATCGCCGAGGAGCTCTTCGCCTCCCACGGCTACCACCACATCTCGATGGACGACATCGCGGACCGCGCCGGGGTCGGCAAGCCCGTGCTCTACCGGCACTTCCCGTCGAAGCTCGACCTCTACCTCGCGCTCATCGACGACCAGGGCGACCGCCTCGTCCGCGCCGTCCACGTCACGCTCGACCCGTTCCGCGAGCCGGCCCCCGGGATCTCCGCGAGCGACCTCGACGCGCTCGCGGTCGACGGGCTCGCCGTCATCGAGGGCATCGTCCGGGCGTACGTCGCCTACGCGCGCACGGCCGGCAGGTCCGCGGCGCTGCTCTTCGAGTCCGACGTCATGCGCGACCCGGTGGTGCGGGCGCGCGTGCTCGCCCCCGACGCCCGCATCGCGGGGGCGTTCGCCGACGTGCTCGTCCGGATCACCGACCTCGACGCGGACGAGGCGCTCGTCGTCTCGCGGACGTGCACGGCCGTGGGCCGGGCGGCCGCGACCGAGGCCGTGCGGCCGGACGGGACCGCGTCGGCCGACGACGTCACCCGGCTCGTCCCGCGCCTCGTCTGGCGCGGCGTGCACGGGATGCTCCGCCGTCCGCGGGCCGGGGCGCCGGACGCCGCGGGGACCTCGATGAGCGGCGTCGCCCCCGAACCGGACGCGGACGCGGCGCTCGACGGGTCGACCGCGGGAATCTGA